A window of the Arenibacter algicola genome harbors these coding sequences:
- a CDS encoding IS1182 family transposase: MDFINGFNRDQLIMMDFESEVGPNSWARIVDMFVDILPLAQLGFKAILNDEGRPPYRSSDMLKLYLYGYKNRLRTSRQLEHACKVNLEIIWLLRGLRPSARKIAYFRKDNPKAFKQAFRYFVVLLKDWKLIEGQTIAIDSFKIRAQNALKNNFNQNKIDRHIEYIDAKITEYQQQLDQGDCGADQEEIENKLAFQESKKENYRNIERQLQGSGERQISLTDPDAKAVVLHRNIINVGYCVQAGCDARHKLFVNNDTGTVNDTHALSPMALDAKALLGVENMNTLTDKGYTTAKHLDICTKNGITPYSSPKEHSSQHNGLYPMIDFVYDKEKDTYTCPAGKTLDTNGTIYNKAGHRIKHYKNRLACKTCGLRDLCTKNRNGRFIERSIYQEALEENQKRVEENPGYYRLRQQITEHQFGTLKRQWGFTYTLIKGKENVLSEVNLIMICYNLKRLMSILGSKELKNRLKGLGLPLLTIYHPILDHLSLLVHIPNLQVPNLWYDNTSHNPLKLT; encoded by the coding sequence ATGGATTTTATCAATGGTTTCAATAGGGACCAACTTATAATGATGGACTTCGAATCCGAAGTGGGCCCCAATTCGTGGGCGCGGATAGTGGATATGTTCGTGGATATCCTGCCACTTGCCCAACTGGGCTTCAAGGCCATTCTAAATGACGAGGGAAGGCCGCCCTATCGTTCCTCCGATATGCTCAAACTCTATCTCTACGGATATAAGAACAGACTGCGCACCTCGCGCCAATTGGAACATGCCTGCAAGGTGAACCTTGAGATTATTTGGCTCTTGAGGGGACTAAGGCCATCGGCCAGGAAAATCGCCTATTTCAGAAAGGACAATCCCAAGGCCTTTAAGCAGGCCTTTCGATATTTTGTGGTGCTGTTAAAAGATTGGAAACTCATCGAGGGGCAGACCATTGCCATCGACTCTTTCAAGATCAGGGCCCAAAATGCCCTCAAGAACAATTTCAACCAGAACAAGATCGACCGCCACATCGAATATATCGACGCCAAGATAACGGAGTACCAACAACAGCTGGACCAAGGGGACTGTGGTGCGGACCAAGAGGAAATCGAGAACAAGCTAGCGTTCCAAGAATCCAAAAAAGAAAATTACCGTAACATCGAAAGACAATTGCAAGGGAGCGGTGAGCGCCAGATCAGCCTGACCGACCCCGATGCCAAGGCCGTGGTTCTACACCGCAATATCATCAATGTGGGCTATTGCGTACAAGCGGGCTGTGATGCAAGGCACAAGCTCTTTGTAAACAACGATACCGGGACCGTGAACGACACCCATGCACTTTCCCCCATGGCATTGGACGCCAAAGCACTATTGGGCGTAGAGAACATGAATACCCTGACCGACAAGGGGTATACCACGGCAAAGCATTTGGACATATGTACCAAAAACGGGATAACGCCCTACTCCTCGCCAAAGGAACACTCCTCACAGCACAACGGACTTTACCCGATGATCGACTTTGTTTACGATAAGGAAAAGGACACCTACACCTGCCCGGCTGGCAAGACCTTGGACACCAATGGTACCATTTACAATAAGGCGGGACACAGGATAAAACACTACAAGAACAGACTGGCGTGCAAAACTTGTGGCCTCAGGGACCTCTGTACAAAAAACAGGAACGGACGATTTATCGAGCGGTCCATTTATCAAGAGGCCCTGGAAGAAAATCAAAAAAGAGTGGAAGAAAATCCAGGATACTATAGACTTAGGCAACAGATTACGGAACACCAGTTCGGGACCCTGAAAAGACAATGGGGTTTCACCTATACCCTGATAAAGGGTAAAGAAAATGTCCTCTCCGAGGTTAACCTGATCATGATCTGCTACAACCTTAAAAGACTTATGTCCATACTTGGCTCAAAAGAGCTAAAGAACAGGCTAAAAGGGCTTGGACTTCCATTGTTGACCATATACCATCCAATTCTGGACCATTTAAGCCTACTGGTCCATATACCAAATCTTCAGGTCCCAAATTTATGGTACGACAATACTTCCCATAATCCACTTAAACTAACCTAG
- a CDS encoding recombinase family protein encodes MVFGYARVSTAEQNLDLQLDAFLKEGIDTKNIYTDKVSSSQEERKSLSKLLDYAREGDTIVVWKLDRLARSLIHFTNFINQLDEKGVKFRSITEPFLDTTDKSSHSQFIVNMFAALAQLERDIIIERTKAGLASARARGKILGAPTGISNKNQQKAIICEQYFKEGILTVSEICQRVNISRATYYKYLRHRGLKGKLRPYNADNKLRIYKSTN; translated from the coding sequence ATGGTTTTTGGATACGCTAGGGTAAGTACTGCAGAGCAGAATTTAGATTTGCAATTGGATGCCTTTTTAAAAGAAGGCATTGATACAAAGAACATTTATACGGATAAGGTTTCCAGTTCTCAAGAAGAACGTAAAAGCTTAAGCAAACTTCTGGACTATGCCCGTGAAGGGGACACTATTGTCGTTTGGAAATTAGACCGCCTGGCCAGAAGCTTGATTCATTTTACAAACTTCATCAACCAACTCGATGAAAAAGGGGTCAAGTTCCGGAGCATTACCGAACCTTTTTTGGACACTACGGACAAGTCTTCGCATTCCCAATTCATTGTAAACATGTTCGCTGCCCTAGCACAGTTAGAACGGGATATTATCATTGAACGAACGAAGGCCGGTTTGGCCTCTGCGAGAGCAAGGGGTAAAATATTAGGTGCACCTACGGGAATTAGTAATAAAAATCAACAAAAAGCCATAATTTGCGAACAGTACTTTAAAGAGGGTATATTAACTGTTTCTGAAATCTGCCAGAGAGTGAATATTTCTAGAGCAACATATTACAAGTATTTAAGGCATAGAGGGCTTAAAGGGAAGCTTCGTCCTTACAATGCAGACAATAAATTAAGGATTTATAAATCAACTAACTAG